One part of the Salmo salar chromosome ssa28, Ssal_v3.1, whole genome shotgun sequence genome encodes these proteins:
- the tvp23b gene encoding Golgi apparatus membrane protein TVP23 homolog B — MMRLDDNDDDVSLFDAEEDTGKGKSKKNKIKHPVASFFHLFFRMSAILVYLLCELLSSSFIACMVTIILFLSADFWTVKNITGRLMVGLRWWNQVDGDGKSHWVFESRKGNSKQLVSDSESRIFWLGLVVCPVIWVFFVFSTLFSFKIKWLAVVIMGVVLQGANLYGYVRCKVGSRTNLKNMATNYFGRQFLKQAMTKQEES, encoded by the exons ATGATGAGACTG GATGACAACGATGATGACGTCTCCCTGTTTGATGCAGAGGAGGATACAGGCAAAGGAAAGTCAAAGAAGAATAAAATCAA GCATCCAGTGGCCTCCTTCTTCCACCTATTCTTCAGAATGAGTGCCATCCTGGTGTACCTGCTCTGTGAGCTCCTCAGCAGTAGCTTCATTGCCTGCATGGTCACCATCATCCtcttcctgtcagctgacttctggACCGTTAAG AATATCACAGGCCGGTTGATGGTGGGCCTGAGATGGTGGAACCAGGTGGATGGCGATGGAAAAAGCCACTGGGTGTTTGAGTCCAGAAAG GGGAATTCAAAGCAGCTGGTGTCAGACTCCGAGTCGAGGATCTTCTGGCTGGGTCTAGTCGTGTGTCCTGTCATCTGGGTCTTCTTTGTCTTCAGCACCCTCTTCTCCTTTAAGATTAAGTGGCTG gcCGTGGTGATCATGGGCGTGGTGCTACAGGGGGCTAACCTGTATGGCTATGTTCGATGTAAAGTGGGCAGTAGGACGAACTTGAAGAACATGGCTACTAACTATTTCGGACGGCAGTTTCTTAAACAG GCAATGACTAAACAAGAGGAATCATAA